A genomic segment from Aspergillus puulaauensis MK2 DNA, chromosome 1, nearly complete sequence encodes:
- a CDS encoding flavin-containing monooxygenase (COG:Q;~EggNog:ENOG410Q1KV;~InterPro:IPR025700,IPR036188;~PFAM:PF07992,PF13738,PF13450;~TransMembrane:1 (n9-17c22/23o229-248i)), whose product MSKTKYSKVVIIGAGFSGLTMACQLQDKFGEFDYTIYERSKEVGGTWSANKYPGCAVDIPAALYSLSFAPHPGFSKLCPSQAEVLDYFLEVAHRYRVLQHVASQTEWEGAEWQEDRQTWRVRMRDLVSGTVFQHECKILISAVGALVHPNSFDLPGVDSFRGEIVHTARWRDDLSLRGKDVVVVGNGASAAQVIPAVIHETKTITQFIRTPQYYVPNDNFDISAFWRAVFRWLPGCLLLFRFVLFVYLESAMAMIGRGEQGSRSRLVAATQSKEYMTGSAPEKYWPLLVPEYQIGCKRRVFDKAKYIPCLQNDKLQLTADPIVRIGESCVLTRSGRSYPADAIVLATGFSLTHWDVDVRGRAGRSRAQHWADFGYIEAFQSVAMNEFPNFFYILGPNCGRAHTSTLFAIESYTHLILRVIRPILEGRASAVEPKHDSERRYNELLHSAIDKTVFTDSCGTYFNDAKTGRNWFIYPWSSLQMWYSTHWAGLADWSYDARSPSDASDAGLRPEKSLLQRCRCRMDESVRSGMCHDYC is encoded by the exons ATGTCCAAAACCAAGTACAGCAAGGTGGTCATCATTGGCGCCGGCTTCTCGGGCCTGACCATGGCCTGCCAGCTGCAGGACAAATTCGGCGAGTTCGACTATACGATTTACGAGCGGTCCAAGGAGGTCGGAGGGACCTGGTCAGCAAACAAAt ACCCCGGCTGTGCGGTCGACATCCCAGCAGCACTGTACAGTCTCTCGTTCGCGCCCCATCCGGGCTTCTCCAAGCTGTGCCCGAGTCAGGCAGAGGTGCTCGACTACTTCCTCGAGGTCGCGCACCGGTACCGGGTGCTGCAGCACGTCGCGAGCCAGACGGAGTGGGAGGGCGCGGAATGGCAGGAAGACCGGCAGACGTGGAGAGTGCGGATGCGGGATTTGGTCAGTGGCACGGTGTTCCAGCACGAGTGCAAGATCCTGATCTCGGCCGTGGGAGCGCTGGTGCATCCCAACTCCTTCGATCTGCCGGGTGTGGATTCGTTCCGTGGCGAGATCGTCCACACAGCCCGTTGGCGAGATGATCTTTCGCTCCGGGGGAAGgacgttgttgttgtcgggAACGGAG CATCCGCGGCGCAGGTGATCCCCGCGGTCATCCACGAAACCAAGACGATCACCCAGTTCATCCGA ACCCCACAGTACTACGTCCCCAACGACAACTTCGACATCAGCGCCTTCTGGAGGGCCGTCTTCCGCTGGCTGCCCGgctgtctgctgctgttcCGCTTCGTGCTCTTCGTCTACCTGGAATccgccatggccatgattGGGCGCGGCGAGCAGGGGTCGCGCAGCCGGCTGGTGGCCGCGACCCAGAGCAAGGAATACATGACAGGATCGGCGCCAG AAAAATACTGGCCGCTCCTTGTGCCCGAGTACCAAATTGGCTGCAAGCGCAGGGTGTTCGACAAGGCCAAGTACATCCCGTGTCTCCAGAACGACAAGCTGCAGCTCACGGCCGACCCGATCGTTCGCATTGGCGAGTCCTGCGTCCTGACTCGGTCTGGGCGAAGCTATCCGGCCGATGCCATT GTGTTGGCAACGGGCTTCTCGCTGACCCACTGGGACGTCGACGTGCGCGGGCGAGCTGGTCGCAGCAGGGCCCAGCACTGGGCCGACTTTGGCTACATCGAGGCCTTCCAGAGCGTCGCCATGAATGAGTTTCCCAACTTCTTCTATATCCTCGGGCCCAACTGCGGCCGCGCCCACACCTCCACGCTGTTTGCCATTGAAAG TTATACACACCTGATCCTTCGGGTCATCCGGCCCATCCTGGAAGGCCGCGCCTCCGCCGTGGAACCGAAGCACGACAGCGAGCGCCGCTACAACGAGCTGCTGCACTCTGCCATCGACAAGACCGTCTTTACCGACTCGTGCGGGACATACTTCAACGACGCCAAAACAGGCCGCAACTGGTTCATCTACCCCTGGAGCTCGCTGCAGATGTGGTACTCGACGCACTGGGCGGGGCTGGCCGACTGGTCGTATGACGCCCGCTCTCCAAGCGACGCAAGTGACGCCGGTTTGCGACCGGAGAAGTCGCTGCTGCAGCGCTGCAGGTGTCGCATGGACGAGTCCGTCCGCTCTGGGATGTGCCACGATTATTGCTGA